From Xylanibacter oryzae DSM 17970, a single genomic window includes:
- a CDS encoding carboxypeptidase-like regulatory domain-containing protein: MRLAGHRLILTAIILLMTNCIMVMAQHNNQILHIAKSKGKVYELLEMLTRKTNKMFIYDSNVINNEKKAKISRGDYTLKQAVETIIGENGIELKEIGDHILINRHIDRNKPEAVKIHAGYTVLEGNIIDMATRKPLANASVSIKGTSIGSVANSNGDYRLSIPDSLSHQTIKFSHIGFQTKEVAIEVLKQQKCTIELQEYITTLQEIVIRMTNPLQLLKEMRRRMKLNYPQTPYRETTFYREGVDNNDRFVRLSEGVFNIYKPQYLSHETEQVKLLKKRNISLENNKDSIVAKIKAGIEACMMLDIIKSSPDFMELPNNDYNYFSTGVTTIDNRTANTIYFEQKHNITDPLCCGELYVDADNYALLGAKFEINPRYVESATDIFVQRKSKYISITPQKISYNVSYKQIGDRYYVNYVRGDLNFKVKKKHKLFGTSHIHIWFEMATCNIDTVNVAKYNKDELISKTNIFNDTNYVYDADFWENMNVIPMENNISESIGKIALKVEEMLGQ, translated from the coding sequence ATGAGATTAGCTGGTCATAGACTTATCCTCACGGCTATAATACTATTGATGACAAACTGCATCATGGTTATGGCACAGCATAATAATCAGATTTTGCACATCGCGAAATCGAAAGGGAAGGTGTATGAACTGCTTGAAATGCTAACTAGGAAGACTAACAAAATGTTTATTTATGACAGTAATGTTATAAATAATGAGAAGAAGGCCAAAATAAGTCGCGGTGATTATACCTTGAAGCAGGCGGTAGAAACAATCATCGGTGAAAACGGAATTGAATTAAAAGAAATAGGTGATCATATACTTATCAATAGGCATATAGATAGGAACAAACCTGAGGCAGTAAAAATCCATGCCGGTTATACGGTACTCGAAGGAAATATAATAGACATGGCGACGCGAAAACCTTTAGCCAATGCATCAGTCAGCATTAAAGGCACATCTATAGGTAGCGTGGCAAATAGCAATGGGGATTACAGATTGTCTATACCCGACTCGTTGAGTCATCAGACTATAAAATTCTCACATATAGGGTTTCAGACAAAAGAAGTGGCGATTGAAGTATTAAAGCAACAGAAATGTACAATAGAATTGCAAGAATATATCACTACGCTGCAAGAGATTGTGATAAGGATGACAAACCCATTGCAACTGCTGAAGGAAATGCGGAGACGAATGAAGCTGAATTATCCTCAGACGCCTTACCGCGAAACCACATTCTATAGAGAAGGTGTAGATAATAACGACCGGTTTGTTAGATTAAGCGAAGGTGTATTCAATATCTATAAGCCGCAATACTTATCACATGAGACAGAACAAGTAAAACTACTTAAAAAACGCAATATTTCTCTGGAAAATAATAAGGACTCTATAGTAGCAAAGATTAAGGCGGGGATAGAAGCATGCATGATGCTTGATATAATAAAAAGTTCGCCCGACTTTATGGAACTGCCCAACAACGACTATAATTACTTTTCGACAGGAGTTACTACTATTGACAACCGAACTGCAAACACAATATATTTTGAGCAAAAACATAACATAACCGATCCTCTATGTTGCGGAGAACTGTACGTTGATGCTGATAACTACGCATTACTAGGTGCCAAATTTGAAATCAACCCACGGTATGTGGAGTCAGCAACAGATATTTTTGTACAAAGAAAGAGCAAATATATAAGCATAACTCCTCAAAAGATATCTTATAATGTATCTTACAAGCAGATAGGCGACCGTTATTATGTCAATTACGTAAGAGGTGATTTGAACTTTAAAGTAAAGAAAAAACACAAACTTTTTGGAACTTCGCATATACACATTTGGTTTGAGATGGCTACATGCAATATAGATACCGTCAATGTCGCAAAATATAATAAGGACGAATTGATTTCAAAGACTAATATCTTTAATGATACCAACTATGTGTATGATGCTGATTTTTGGGAGAACATGAATGTAATCCCTATGGAAAATAATATCAGCGAGTCGATAGGGAAAATAGCACTTAAAGTAGAAGAAATGCTAGGCCAGTAA
- a CDS encoding FecR family protein yields the protein MMNKEKYQNKTGAAWNKLYDRLDRDGLLVEHKHKARTVSMVVWSAVAVAAVVLLVVMIPWQISNKTGRADKLLSQYNGDSRTALVKTLEDNSTVYISGNSTLRYPTHFTSNARKVELDGEALFDVTHHKYHPFIINTKDMIIQVLGTCFNVKCNRNGAFELGVYRGLVKVTDKKNGSIALVKAGEMVRLEKNELYRYKLTDNKDMKKYNSNIRFKDEKLCNILKAINTINDGKEIKASEEAQNRRLTVAFANDSPNTMAMLLSEALHLQYIEYGKVILIK from the coding sequence ATGATGAACAAAGAAAAATATCAAAATAAGACCGGAGCGGCTTGGAATAAGTTGTATGACAGACTTGACCGGGACGGGCTGCTAGTGGAGCATAAACACAAAGCGCGAACTGTGAGTATGGTGGTTTGGAGTGCAGTAGCTGTAGCTGCAGTGGTTCTGTTGGTGGTCATGATACCATGGCAGATTTCAAATAAGACAGGCAGAGCCGACAAACTTTTATCTCAGTATAACGGCGACAGTCGGACAGCGTTGGTAAAGACACTTGAGGATAATTCTACCGTATATATTTCGGGTAATTCAACATTGAGATATCCAACACATTTTACAAGTAATGCGCGTAAAGTAGAACTCGATGGAGAAGCTCTTTTTGATGTCACTCATCATAAATACCATCCGTTTATTATCAATACAAAGGATATGATAATACAAGTTCTGGGAACATGCTTCAATGTAAAATGCAATAGAAACGGAGCTTTTGAACTGGGCGTTTATCGGGGATTGGTGAAAGTTACCGACAAGAAAAATGGTAGCATAGCACTTGTCAAGGCTGGCGAGATGGTGCGACTTGAGAAGAATGAACTGTACAGATACAAATTGACAGACAACAAGGATATGAAAAAATACAATAGCAATATACGGTTCAAAGATGAAAAGTTGTGTAACATTCTAAAAGCAATAAATACGATAAATGATGGCAAGGAAATAAAAGCATCAGAAGAAGCTCAGAATCGCAGGCTCACAGTAGCATTTGCGAATGACAGTCCCAATACGATGGCTATGCTTCTGAGCGAGGCTTTACATCTACAATATATCGAATATGGAAAAGTGATACTTATAAAGTAA